One Thalassotalea atypica DNA window includes the following coding sequences:
- a CDS encoding type 1 glutamine amidotransferase domain-containing protein has translation MMRFLTPVLLSLLLLISTHTTATSAQKLLIIASNKIDMGDAEQHDARNNLWEVAPPFHVFVSHDLQVDFASPNGGKVEFMMDPFGISSYTIKYEGFLEKAAHTLSPKDINPDDYWGVYIGGGYGPLFDVANNQALLSLIAVIYESGGVIGTSGHGAGAIADVVLSSGEYLVKGKKVAGFPDSTEKTKSWAKQGTLLPFLVESQLNKRGALAQNKEILKDKHQVIIDQRIVSTMFLPSAALVAKEMINLHASIHSKLKN, from the coding sequence ATGATGAGATTTCTCACACCTGTTTTACTATCACTACTGCTTCTAATATCAACACATACAACCGCCACTTCAGCACAGAAATTATTAATCATTGCATCAAACAAAATTGATATGGGCGATGCCGAACAACACGATGCAAGAAACAACTTATGGGAAGTTGCACCACCTTTTCACGTATTTGTAAGCCATGATCTACAAGTAGACTTTGCTTCACCTAATGGCGGAAAAGTAGAGTTTATGATGGATCCTTTCGGTATTAGTAGCTACACCATTAAGTATGAAGGTTTTTTAGAAAAAGCTGCCCATACACTAAGCCCTAAAGACATCAACCCTGATGATTACTGGGGTGTATACATTGGCGGCGGCTACGGCCCTTTATTTGATGTGGCAAACAATCAAGCGTTGCTGTCGTTGATTGCTGTGATCTACGAGTCAGGCGGCGTTATTGGTACGAGTGGCCATGGCGCAGGAGCGATAGCTGATGTGGTATTGTCTTCGGGTGAGTACCTTGTCAAAGGCAAAAAAGTAGCTGGCTTTCCTGATTCGACGGAAAAAACTAAATCATGGGCTAAACAAGGCACACTACTTCCCTTTCTTGTCGAAAGTCAGCTAAACAAGCGCGGTGCGCTGGCACAAAACAAAGAAATATTAAAAGACAAACATCAGGTGATTATTGATCAACGTATCGTTTCTACGATGTTTCTGCCATCTGCGGCGCTTGTAGCAAAAGAAATGATCAATTTACACGCAAGCATACACTCAAAATTAAAAAATTAG
- a CDS encoding molybdopterin-dependent oxidoreductase — MSEVKTHYRNCNICEAMCGVEIKYQDKQILSIKGDKQDPFSKGHMCPKALALQDFYEDKERLRTPIRRTATGWEDISWEAAFDEIAAKFTGIQSQYGKNALGVYLGNPNAHNLGNAMFLKPFMKSLGTINRFSSASTDQMPHHVASNYMLGNGMLIPVPDIDRTDFMLIIGGNPVVSNGSMMTAPGVLGRMKAIQQRGGKIVVVDPRRTRTAKIANQHLFIRPEKDALLLMAMIHCVFESKQVKLRHLAPLVDDIELLEQITSAYSPEIVAEHVGIKSQEIRTLVAEMLAADSAVCYSRMGASTQSFGGLCQWLTNIFNIVTGNFDRQGGAMFPQPAFDLLRGHQRGQPTSFGRYTSRVNNMPFFNGEFPVATLADEINTAGEGQIKAMITIAGNPVLSTPSGHKLAEAFDQLDYMVSVDIYLNETTKHANIILPATTGVENSHYDIFFNSFSVRNTVKYSPALFEPEQNQRSDWQILKELSSRITGRPTDNYTPEMVLDMELKSGPYGRQGIDLQRLKDNPHGLDLGPLQPCLTERILTQDGKINLLPELYLSDLPRLSEVIEKPAKNESFPFDLIGRRLAKSHNTWTQNSERLVKGRNPCTLEVHPNDAKALGIQKGQWLTVSSAVGEIQIEAEVTDDIQQGVVCMPQGWGHNQKDTKMSVAATQPGVSINDLTDASRVDKLTGNAALNGTPVAINVA, encoded by the coding sequence GTGAGTGAAGTTAAAACGCATTATCGAAACTGCAATATCTGTGAAGCCATGTGTGGCGTGGAAATTAAGTATCAAGATAAACAGATTCTCTCTATCAAAGGCGATAAGCAAGATCCCTTCAGTAAAGGACATATGTGCCCGAAAGCATTGGCACTGCAAGACTTCTACGAAGATAAAGAGCGTTTGAGAACACCAATCAGACGTACAGCCACTGGCTGGGAAGATATTTCGTGGGAAGCGGCATTTGACGAGATTGCCGCGAAGTTCACGGGTATTCAATCACAGTACGGCAAAAATGCACTGGGTGTGTATTTAGGTAACCCTAATGCCCATAACCTTGGTAATGCCATGTTCTTGAAGCCTTTTATGAAATCGTTAGGAACTATCAATCGCTTTAGCTCAGCCTCGACTGATCAAATGCCACACCATGTTGCCTCTAACTATATGCTGGGCAATGGCATGCTGATCCCTGTCCCCGATATTGATCGTACAGACTTTATGTTAATAATCGGGGGGAATCCTGTCGTCTCGAATGGCTCTATGATGACAGCGCCGGGTGTATTAGGGCGGATGAAAGCAATTCAGCAACGTGGTGGTAAAATCGTGGTGGTTGATCCGAGAAGAACACGTACGGCAAAAATCGCCAATCAGCATCTATTTATTCGCCCTGAAAAAGATGCGCTGTTGTTGATGGCAATGATTCACTGTGTGTTTGAATCAAAACAAGTGAAGTTACGACATTTAGCTCCTTTAGTAGATGACATTGAACTGCTGGAGCAAATCACCAGCGCGTATTCGCCAGAAATCGTGGCTGAGCATGTTGGCATCAAATCGCAGGAAATACGGACACTGGTTGCTGAAATGTTAGCTGCCGATTCTGCGGTCTGTTACAGCCGTATGGGCGCTTCAACACAGAGTTTTGGTGGTTTATGTCAATGGTTAACTAATATTTTTAATATTGTTACTGGTAACTTTGATCGTCAAGGTGGCGCAATGTTTCCGCAGCCTGCGTTCGATTTACTTCGAGGGCATCAGCGAGGACAACCGACTTCGTTTGGTCGCTATACATCGCGGGTCAATAATATGCCTTTCTTTAACGGTGAATTTCCCGTGGCGACGCTTGCCGATGAAATAAACACTGCTGGAGAAGGACAAATTAAGGCGATGATCACTATTGCCGGTAATCCGGTATTGTCGACACCGAGTGGACATAAATTGGCAGAGGCGTTTGACCAGTTAGACTACATGGTCTCTGTCGATATTTATCTGAATGAAACCACTAAGCATGCCAATATCATCTTGCCTGCGACCACTGGCGTTGAAAACTCACACTATGATATTTTCTTTAATAGTTTTTCCGTTAGAAACACGGTGAAATACTCGCCCGCATTATTTGAGCCTGAGCAAAATCAGCGTAGTGATTGGCAGATCTTAAAAGAGTTGTCATCACGTATCACTGGGCGACCTACAGATAACTACACGCCTGAAATGGTGTTAGATATGGAACTCAAAAGTGGTCCCTATGGTAGGCAGGGTATAGATTTGCAGCGGCTTAAAGATAATCCTCATGGCCTAGATCTTGGCCCGCTTCAACCTTGTTTAACGGAGCGAATTTTAACACAAGACGGCAAAATAAATTTACTACCTGAATTATATTTAAGCGATTTGCCTCGACTTAGCGAGGTTATTGAAAAGCCGGCAAAAAATGAATCTTTTCCATTTGATTTGATCGGACGCCGATTGGCTAAAAGTCATAACACATGGACGCAAAATTCCGAGCGGTTAGTTAAAGGTCGAAATCCTTGTACGTTAGAAGTTCATCCAAATGATGCTAAAGCCCTTGGTATACAAAAGGGGCAATGGTTAACGGTTAGCTCTGCTGTTGGGGAAATTCAAATAGAAGCAGAGGTTACCGATGATATTCAACAAGGCGTGGTGTGCATGCCACAAGGGTGGGGGCATAATCAAAAAGACACGAAAATGTCAGTAGCGGCAACACAGCCGGGGGTGAGTATTAATGACTTGACCGATGCAAGTCGAGTTGACAAGTTAACTGGTAATGCGGCGTTAAATGGTACGCCTGTGGCTATAAATGTCGCGTAA
- a CDS encoding GrpB family protein, with translation MSQRIVEVVSYNADWAQQFNLEKSLLKNALGNVAVTIFHIGSTAVVGLTAKPIIDILIEVTSLSELDAKSDNMTSLEYIAKGENGIYGRRYFQKGGHQRTHHVHAFKQGDIHVFRHLAFRDYLRANKAIAQEYASIKFDAANQCNNDMRNYMKHKNAFIQYHQDIALNNRNKKQAM, from the coding sequence TTGAGCCAACGAATAGTCGAGGTTGTTAGCTACAATGCTGACTGGGCTCAGCAATTTAACTTGGAGAAATCACTCCTCAAAAATGCTTTAGGCAATGTAGCCGTTACTATTTTTCATATTGGTAGTACCGCGGTTGTAGGATTAACGGCAAAGCCAATCATTGATATTTTGATTGAAGTGACGTCCTTATCAGAGCTAGACGCGAAAAGCGATAACATGACTTCGCTAGAATATATAGCCAAAGGTGAAAATGGAATTTACGGAAGGCGTTACTTTCAAAAAGGTGGTCACCAAAGAACACATCATGTTCACGCCTTTAAGCAAGGTGATATTCATGTTTTTCGTCATCTCGCGTTTCGAGACTATTTACGAGCAAATAAAGCTATTGCGCAAGAATACGCATCAATTAAATTCGACGCAGCAAACCAGTGCAATAATGACATGAGAAATTATATGAAACATAAAAATGCTTTTATTCAATATCATCAGGACATAGCATTGAATAATAGGAATAAAAAGCAAGCAATGTAG
- a CDS encoding NarK family nitrate/nitrite MFS transporter: MSGQAGIKLLSFTGKMKILHLSWMAFFITFVVWFNHAPLLAVIGDSLGLSASEIKTLLILNVALTIPARVIIGMLTDKYGPRLVYALVLALCAIPCFMFALADTFEQAAIARFLLGFIGAGFVIGIRMVSEWFPANELGTAEGIYGGWGNFGSAAGAMSLPTIALLFGGEDGWRYAIGLSGLLSLVFSVIWYINVTDTPKGSTYFKPKQTGAMEVTSINDFWLLLVMKLPMYGALTLLTWKLSPEGVSLLSEQTSLLAYIALALLFVFEVKQTYKVNSHVFKTPVPEIHQYKFKQVAVLNILYFATFGSELAVISMLPLFFADVFELDMVYAGLLASLYAFMNLMSRPGGGYISDKFGRKKTLLILTAGLAAGYLTMSAIDSSWPLFLAVLAAMACSFFVQAGEGAVFAAVPLIKRRLTGQIAGMTGAYGNVGAVVYLTVLSMVSYQTFFLVIAATAVVGFITLLFMEEPKGSMTEVREDGTVELISVT; this comes from the coding sequence ATGAGCGGACAAGCAGGAATTAAGTTATTGTCTTTTACCGGCAAAATGAAAATTCTACATTTAAGTTGGATGGCTTTTTTCATCACATTTGTGGTGTGGTTCAACCACGCCCCTTTACTTGCTGTAATTGGCGACAGTTTAGGGTTGAGCGCAAGTGAAATTAAAACACTGCTAATTTTGAATGTGGCACTAACTATCCCAGCCCGTGTCATCATTGGTATGCTTACCGACAAATATGGGCCAAGATTAGTTTACGCATTAGTGCTCGCACTGTGTGCTATTCCATGTTTTATGTTTGCCTTGGCCGATACCTTTGAACAAGCGGCCATTGCGCGATTTTTGTTGGGCTTTATCGGCGCCGGGTTTGTGATTGGTATTCGTATGGTCAGTGAGTGGTTCCCCGCAAACGAGTTGGGTACAGCAGAAGGCATATACGGCGGCTGGGGTAACTTTGGCTCTGCCGCAGGTGCTATGTCACTGCCGACGATCGCGTTGCTATTTGGTGGTGAAGATGGCTGGCGCTACGCTATCGGATTGTCAGGTCTATTAAGCCTAGTGTTCAGCGTTATTTGGTACATTAATGTTACTGACACGCCAAAAGGATCGACCTATTTCAAGCCTAAACAAACTGGCGCAATGGAGGTGACTAGCATCAATGATTTTTGGTTACTGTTAGTGATGAAGCTGCCAATGTACGGCGCTTTAACACTACTAACATGGAAACTATCTCCTGAAGGTGTCAGCTTGTTATCAGAGCAAACCTCTCTTTTAGCTTATATAGCTCTTGCCCTACTGTTTGTGTTTGAAGTTAAACAAACCTATAAAGTAAATAGTCATGTGTTTAAGACTCCCGTTCCTGAAATTCACCAATATAAGTTCAAGCAAGTTGCCGTACTGAATATCTTGTACTTTGCCACTTTTGGATCTGAATTGGCGGTTATTTCAATGTTACCCTTATTTTTTGCCGACGTATTCGAATTAGACATGGTTTATGCTGGTCTTTTAGCTTCGCTTTACGCGTTCATGAACTTAATGTCTCGACCTGGCGGCGGTTACATCAGCGATAAGTTTGGCCGTAAAAAAACATTATTAATTTTAACTGCGGGTTTAGCGGCTGGCTATTTAACCATGTCAGCAATAGACAGCTCTTGGCCATTATTTCTTGCTGTACTTGCGGCGATGGCATGTTCATTCTTTGTTCAAGCAGGTGAAGGAGCCGTTTTCGCGGCAGTGCCACTGATCAAACGTCGCTTAACGGGACAAATCGCGGGGATGACCGGAGCTTATGGCAACGTGGGTGCGGTAGTATATTTAACAGTTTTGTCTATGGTAAGTTACCAAACATTTTTCCTCGTAATTGCCGCGACTGCCGTGGTTGGCTTTATCACTTTATTGTTTATGGAAGAGCCTAAGGGAAGTATGACTGAAGTGAGAGAAGATGGAACTGTAGAGCTGATCAGTGTCACATAA
- a CDS encoding GFA family protein, whose protein sequence is MTDKISGSCLCGKVRSTVTGEFQRFYQCYCDRCQKKTGSAFASLMFTAPDNIEWHSGQEYIKRFDLPNAVRFSNCFCTECGSQVPYLSRDGAFLVVPAGYMEGEPNIRPSANIFWDERPCWFDEGKIAPTFKTYPE, encoded by the coding sequence ATGACAGACAAAATATCAGGCAGTTGTTTATGTGGAAAAGTTCGTAGTACCGTGACTGGTGAGTTTCAACGTTTTTATCAATGTTATTGCGACCGATGCCAAAAGAAAACCGGCTCAGCATTTGCTTCATTGATGTTTACTGCGCCAGATAATATTGAATGGCACAGTGGGCAAGAGTATATCAAGCGATTTGATTTACCAAATGCGGTACGGTTTAGTAACTGTTTTTGCACTGAGTGTGGTTCTCAAGTGCCTTATTTGAGCAGAGATGGTGCATTTTTGGTGGTGCCTGCCGGTTACATGGAAGGAGAGCCAAACATTAGACCGTCGGCTAATATATTTTGGGATGAAAGGCCTTGCTGGTTTGATGAGGGAAAAATAGCGCCGACATTTAAGACTTACCCAGAATAA
- a CDS encoding GlxA family transcriptional regulator, whose translation MITVTVLAFDYVLASALTGINDLLSLAGVSWNKLHQQDPTPKFNVQIASWDKKPIYTLNNIVIMPHCAIQDVGHSDVYLVPCIAGDIDKTLAQNNGIVEFLQRLNQDNCIIGSNSTGSFFLAEAGLLDDKIATTHWGVEQEFIQKYPKVKLKADQLITHDQNILCDGGGLAWFDLGLYIIELFCDHETAIGTAKAFVIDTGRKTQLSYSPLISMKYHNDKTILAIQDWMEDNYNANISIDTIGGKFGLSNRSMIRRFKEASGVTPSNYLQDVRIDVASKYLVQSNKTIDEITHATGYSDASSFTKLFKRKTGLSPSNYRARYKPIHTQNG comes from the coding sequence TTGATAACTGTTACCGTATTAGCTTTCGATTATGTCCTAGCCAGTGCATTAACGGGCATAAATGATTTACTCAGCTTAGCCGGTGTGTCTTGGAATAAACTCCATCAACAAGACCCTACGCCCAAATTTAACGTACAAATTGCCAGCTGGGATAAAAAACCCATTTACACGCTAAATAATATTGTCATCATGCCCCACTGTGCTATTCAAGACGTTGGTCACAGTGATGTTTATTTGGTGCCATGTATCGCTGGGGATATTGATAAAACATTGGCACAAAACAACGGGATTGTTGAATTTTTACAGCGCCTTAATCAAGACAACTGCATTATAGGCAGTAATAGCACAGGGTCTTTTTTTCTTGCTGAAGCTGGGCTACTTGATGATAAAATCGCCACAACTCATTGGGGTGTTGAACAAGAGTTCATTCAAAAATACCCAAAGGTGAAACTAAAAGCTGATCAACTAATAACACATGATCAAAATATTTTGTGTGATGGAGGTGGCTTAGCATGGTTCGATTTAGGTTTGTATATCATTGAACTGTTTTGTGATCATGAAACCGCAATAGGCACAGCTAAAGCGTTTGTCATTGATACGGGACGAAAGACACAGCTAAGTTACTCTCCACTGATTAGTATGAAATATCATAACGATAAAACCATATTAGCAATTCAGGATTGGATGGAAGACAACTATAACGCCAACATTTCTATCGACACCATAGGCGGCAAGTTTGGTTTATCAAACCGTTCGATGATCCGGCGGTTTAAAGAAGCTTCTGGCGTAACACCATCAAATTATCTTCAAGATGTCAGGATTGATGTCGCTAGTAAATATTTAGTGCAGTCGAATAAAACGATTGACGAAATTACTCATGCTACCGGCTACAGTGATGCCAGTTCATTCACGAAATTATTTAAGAGAAAAACAGGGCTTTCACCCAGTAATTATCGCGCCAGATATAAACCAATCCACACACAAAACGGTTGA
- a CDS encoding VOC family protein, with protein MFSHVMLGANNVEESKVFYDAVLGALGYEPGVIDEKGRCFYFTESGVFAITKPINGEPACNGNGSTIGFAAKTPALADAWHAAGVANGGTSCEDAPGVREGGAMKLYLAYLLDPSGNKICALHRMPSE; from the coding sequence ATGTTTAGTCATGTTATGTTGGGTGCCAACAATGTTGAAGAATCAAAAGTGTTTTATGACGCCGTGTTAGGCGCGCTAGGTTATGAGCCAGGTGTTATTGATGAGAAAGGGCGCTGTTTTTATTTTACTGAATCTGGCGTATTTGCTATCACTAAGCCTATTAATGGCGAGCCAGCATGCAACGGAAATGGCAGCACTATTGGTTTTGCTGCGAAAACACCAGCGCTTGCTGATGCTTGGCATGCTGCAGGTGTTGCCAATGGCGGTACAAGTTGTGAAGATGCGCCAGGTGTTAGAGAAGGTGGTGCGATGAAGCTCTATTTGGCTTACTTGCTTGACCCATCAGGCAACAAAATTTGTGCATTGCATCGTATGCCGAGTGAATAA
- the yghU gene encoding glutathione-dependent disulfide-bond oxidoreductase, protein MSESAYVPAKIWKWDSENGGKFANINRPIAGATYDADLPVGKHPIQLYSLATPNGVKVTILLEELLALGIKEAEYDAFIINIMEGDQFSSGFVEVNPNSKIPALVDRSSKNPQPLFESGAILMYLAEKFDAFIPKHPAQRAQCLSWLFWQVGSGPYLGGGFGHFYAYAPEKFEYAIERFTMEVKRQLDVLDRHLADNKFMCGDEYTIADMAIWPWYGALVQNKVYEAAEFLQTHEYKNLVRWTEEMANRTAVKRGVMVNRSWGEPSEQLRERHDASDFELRTQDKLEDAE, encoded by the coding sequence ATGTCTGAATCAGCTTATGTCCCAGCCAAAATATGGAAGTGGGACAGTGAAAACGGTGGTAAATTTGCCAACATTAATCGACCGATAGCCGGCGCCACATACGATGCTGACTTACCTGTAGGTAAGCATCCAATACAACTTTATTCTCTAGCAACACCAAATGGTGTAAAGGTAACCATACTGCTTGAAGAGCTACTTGCTTTAGGGATAAAGGAAGCGGAATACGATGCATTCATCATTAATATTATGGAAGGTGACCAATTCAGTTCGGGTTTTGTTGAAGTTAACCCAAATTCAAAGATCCCTGCCTTAGTTGATCGCAGTAGCAAAAACCCACAGCCGCTATTTGAGTCTGGCGCTATTTTGATGTATCTCGCTGAGAAATTTGATGCCTTCATCCCCAAACACCCAGCACAAAGAGCGCAATGTTTATCTTGGCTCTTTTGGCAAGTAGGCAGTGGTCCATATTTGGGGGGAGGCTTTGGCCACTTTTATGCGTACGCCCCTGAAAAATTCGAATATGCTATTGAACGATTTACCATGGAAGTTAAGCGCCAACTTGATGTGCTTGATCGGCATTTGGCTGACAATAAGTTCATGTGTGGCGATGAATATACCATTGCTGATATGGCGATTTGGCCATGGTACGGCGCTCTAGTACAAAACAAAGTGTATGAAGCCGCTGAGTTCTTACAAACACATGAGTATAAGAACCTGGTGCGTTGGACTGAAGAAATGGCTAATCGAACTGCCGTGAAGCGCGGTGTTATGGTGAATCGTAGCTGGGGAGAGCCTAGTGAACAGCTACGCGAGCGCCATGACGCCAGTGACTTCGAATTGCGCACTCAAGATAAACTAGAAGACGCTGAATAA
- a CDS encoding DUF1295 domain-containing protein — protein MKYFSPLLPFIGGWILLMLSMSFMEVSMVNGIAQLLLFTFVVCIPTWCTGRMSYVDIGWPWGLTVIGVITWLYGEGDAVRVAVVSIAYIFAGSRMGLGAIKLLKMGHLDTELPRYEFQKKRWDKAGKSNTALAMQIEAILQGLANAAYLAFPAFIIASNPSESISIFELVGIILWLSAFAMESIADMQKLSFLKAMKHAEKKNTVCNVGLWKYSRHPNYFAEWMVWNALVIAAIPSWLALFESESLAIFILLGLGLLFVSKIMYTTLVTYTGAVPAEYYSVQKRPAYKVYQQTTNMFFPGPNKSQ, from the coding sequence ATGAAGTACTTTTCCCCTTTACTGCCTTTCATAGGTGGTTGGATATTATTAATGTTGTCTATGAGTTTCATGGAAGTGAGCATGGTTAATGGTATTGCGCAATTGCTACTTTTTACCTTTGTGGTGTGTATTCCAACATGGTGCACGGGGCGGATGTCCTATGTTGATATTGGTTGGCCGTGGGGATTAACTGTCATTGGTGTCATTACGTGGCTTTATGGCGAAGGAGATGCCGTGCGCGTTGCTGTGGTCAGTATTGCTTACATTTTTGCCGGCAGTCGTATGGGATTGGGAGCGATAAAATTACTGAAAATGGGGCATTTAGATACCGAGTTACCGCGATATGAATTTCAAAAAAAACGTTGGGACAAAGCGGGGAAATCTAATACCGCACTGGCAATGCAAATTGAAGCCATATTGCAAGGGTTAGCAAATGCCGCCTATTTAGCATTCCCGGCGTTCATTATTGCGTCAAACCCAAGTGAATCCATTTCAATATTTGAACTAGTAGGCATTATTCTTTGGCTAAGTGCTTTTGCGATGGAGTCGATTGCTGATATGCAAAAGCTTTCTTTTTTAAAGGCCATGAAGCATGCCGAAAAGAAAAATACCGTATGCAATGTCGGCCTATGGAAATACAGTCGTCATCCTAATTATTTTGCCGAGTGGATGGTTTGGAATGCGTTGGTGATAGCGGCTATTCCATCATGGCTGGCGTTATTTGAAAGCGAGTCATTAGCCATATTCATATTACTGGGCTTGGGCTTATTGTTCGTGTCTAAAATCATGTATACGACGTTAGTGACATATACAGGAGCAGTTCCTGCGGAATATTACTCTGTGCAAAAACGTCCTGCATATAAAGTTTATCAACAAACGACCAATATGTTTTTCCCTGGGCCGAATAAATCGCAATAG
- a CDS encoding bifunctional protein-serine/threonine kinase/phosphatase, with the protein MSHNISKASSHTAKQVPFEPTATVNAAEKISKAQSSDSLQLSFGGFSCAGKKADNQDAFAAFCPRPHEMEAKGGVAAIADGVSSASKAAEAAQLAVTQFIEEYYCTPQTWSTRKSAAKVLTGLNQWLYSQTDSIASSIHNRDASQQWLTTFTAFVAKSSTGYVFHVGDTRLYRFRQGQLEQITRDHNRKQGQKRMILTRALGADPRLEVDFHDVEIQKDDMYLLSCDGVHDYLSDKQIKQILSTIDLSQNVCNSRLEQVSKSLTEHALNAGSHDNLSALVVHITRTPNRAMTEVERDLRDRVIPPALSVGMTLDSYKVCKVIHASIRSHLYLVEHIESTEKAVLKVPSENFSDDSLYLQGFIREAWVGERIQHNHIMRIQSAPSDSKFLYHLCEYIEGQTLTEWMHDNPKPSISQVRDIIAQIILALRKFQRFELVHRDLKPDNIMIDAVGNIKLIDYGTVLVASLEENNDTIEETMPQGSLNYIAPETLLALKANHQSDLFSLGVICFEMLCGELPYKPMQRAQITQHSYSDWTYRSIKQFRPDLPFWLDLCLKQSTEADPKARFQAFSEFSADLNKPSASALEEYKKQPLLQRNPVMFWKGVSLILAISLVITLSI; encoded by the coding sequence GTGTCACATAATATATCTAAAGCAAGCTCGCATACCGCAAAACAGGTACCCTTTGAGCCTACCGCAACAGTTAACGCCGCTGAAAAGATATCAAAAGCGCAGTCTTCTGATAGCTTACAGCTTAGTTTTGGTGGGTTTTCTTGTGCGGGTAAGAAGGCAGACAATCAAGATGCCTTTGCCGCGTTTTGCCCTCGTCCGCATGAAATGGAGGCTAAAGGTGGCGTTGCTGCCATTGCCGATGGTGTATCAAGTGCTTCAAAAGCGGCAGAGGCCGCTCAACTTGCAGTGACACAATTTATTGAAGAGTACTACTGCACACCTCAAACATGGTCAACACGAAAGTCTGCTGCGAAAGTGCTGACGGGGCTAAATCAGTGGCTGTATTCTCAAACTGACTCGATTGCATCATCAATACATAACCGAGATGCTAGTCAACAATGGCTAACCACCTTTACCGCTTTCGTTGCTAAGTCATCTACTGGCTATGTATTTCATGTTGGCGATACAAGGCTATATCGTTTTCGACAAGGACAACTGGAACAAATTACTCGCGACCATAACAGAAAACAAGGTCAAAAACGCATGATTTTAACGCGCGCACTGGGTGCTGATCCTCGCCTTGAAGTCGATTTTCATGATGTTGAAATACAAAAAGATGATATGTATTTGCTCAGCTGTGACGGGGTGCACGATTATTTATCGGATAAACAGATAAAGCAGATATTATCGACGATAGATTTATCACAAAACGTCTGCAACAGTCGCTTAGAACAAGTCAGTAAATCCTTAACTGAACATGCCCTCAACGCAGGTAGCCACGACAACCTCAGCGCATTAGTCGTGCATATTACCCGCACGCCCAACCGTGCAATGACCGAAGTTGAACGAGATTTACGTGACAGAGTTATTCCACCAGCATTAAGCGTTGGTATGACACTTGATAGCTATAAAGTGTGCAAAGTGATCCATGCTAGTATTCGTTCACACTTATATTTAGTTGAACACATTGAAAGCACTGAGAAAGCAGTACTTAAAGTACCTTCAGAGAACTTCAGTGACGACAGTCTATATTTGCAGGGGTTCATCCGTGAAGCGTGGGTTGGCGAGCGTATTCAGCACAATCATATTATGCGCATTCAAAGTGCGCCTAGTGACTCTAAATTTCTGTATCACTTGTGTGAGTATATTGAAGGCCAAACCCTCACTGAATGGATGCACGATAACCCCAAGCCCAGTATTTCACAAGTCAGAGATATTATTGCTCAAATCATCTTGGCATTAAGGAAATTCCAACGATTTGAGCTAGTTCATCGTGATTTAAAGCCTGATAACATCATGATCGACGCTGTTGGCAACATTAAGCTAATTGATTACGGCACGGTTTTAGTCGCATCATTGGAGGAAAACAATGACACTATTGAAGAAACCATGCCACAAGGTAGCCTTAATTATATTGCCCCTGAAACCTTATTAGCGCTTAAAGCAAATCACCAAAGTGACCTGTTTTCTTTAGGCGTTATTTGTTTTGAAATGCTGTGCGGTGAACTACCCTATAAACCGATGCAGCGGGCGCAAATAACCCAACACAGTTACTCGGATTGGACATACCGGTCAATCAAACAATTTCGTCCGGATTTACCTTTTTGGTTAGATTTATGTTTAAAGCAGAGTACCGAGGCAGATCCAAAAGCAAGGTTTCAAGCGTTTTCTGAATTTTCTGCTGATTTAAACAAGCCCAGTGCAAGCGCGCTAGAAGAATACAAGAAACAACCCTTATTACAACGTAATCCCGTTATGTTTTGGAAAGGGGTATCACTAATATTGGCCATTAGTTTAGTCATCACGTTGAGTATATAA